Proteins from one Blattabacterium cuenoti genomic window:
- the murA gene encoding UDP-N-acetylglucosamine 1-carboxyvinyltransferase, with the protein MGIFKIKGGFPLKGEIKPQGAKNESLQVLCAVLLTSDELRIKNIPEIGDVKCLMKILENLGVIIKKNNIGDYTFQAKNINLEYLNTKKFLEYGKLIRGSIMIAGPLLTRFGKVCIPIPGGDRIGRRRLDPHLTGLKLLGSHISYNHEYKYFHLHTNNKNLNGNYILMEEASVTGTANIIMAATLAKGETTIYNAACEPYIQQLCKLLNKMGSKIIGIGSNLIHIIGVKKLVGDCIHTILPDMVEIGSWIGLSAITCSEIRIKNVSWNNLGIIPITFQKMGIKLEKEKDDIYIPSQKSYKIKKLLNNAILTISDSPWPGLTPDLLSILTVVATQAQGSVLIHQKMFESRLFFVDKLIEMGAQIILCDPHRATIIGLNHKSYLRGSILNSPDIRAGISLLIAALSAKGTSIIKNIEQIDRGYENIDQRLRFLGANILRIE; encoded by the coding sequence ATGGGAATTTTTAAAATAAAAGGTGGATTCCCTTTAAAAGGAGAAATAAAACCGCAAGGAGCAAAAAATGAATCATTACAAGTTTTATGTGCTGTATTATTAACTTCAGATGAATTAAGAATTAAAAATATTCCCGAAATAGGAGATGTTAAATGTTTAATGAAAATACTTGAAAACTTAGGAGTTATAATAAAAAAAAATAATATTGGAGATTATACTTTTCAAGCAAAAAATATAAATCTTGAATATTTAAATACAAAAAAATTTTTAGAATATGGAAAATTAATTAGAGGATCTATTATGATAGCAGGTCCTTTACTTACTAGATTTGGTAAAGTTTGTATTCCTATACCTGGAGGAGATAGAATAGGAAGAAGAAGATTAGATCCTCATTTAACAGGATTAAAATTATTAGGCAGCCATATATCTTATAATCATGAATATAAATATTTTCATTTGCATACAAATAATAAAAATTTAAATGGAAATTATATTCTTATGGAAGAAGCTTCCGTAACTGGAACAGCAAATATTATAATGGCGGCAACTTTAGCTAAAGGAGAAACAACTATTTATAATGCTGCTTGTGAACCATATATTCAACAATTATGCAAATTGTTAAATAAAATGGGATCTAAAATAATAGGAATAGGATCTAATTTAATTCATATCATAGGAGTCAAAAAATTAGTAGGAGATTGTATTCATACTATATTGCCTGATATGGTAGAAATAGGAAGTTGGATAGGATTATCTGCTATTACTTGTTCTGAAATAAGAATTAAAAATGTTAGTTGGAATAATTTAGGAATTATTCCAATAACATTTCAAAAAATGGGTATTAAATTAGAAAAAGAAAAAGATGATATATACATACCATCACAAAAATCTTATAAAATTAAAAAGTTATTAAATAATGCAATATTAACAATATCTGATTCTCCATGGCCTGGATTAACTCCAGATTTATTAAGTATTTTAACAGTAGTAGCTACTCAAGCACAAGGAAGTGTTTTAATACACCAAAAAATGTTTGAAAGTAGATTATTTTTTGTAGATAAACTTATTGAAATGGGAGCGCAAATTATATTATGTGATCCTCATAGAGCAACTATCATTGGATTAAATCATAAATCTTATTTAAGAGGTTCTATATTAAATTCTCCAGATATAAGAGCAGGAATATCTCTTTTAATAGCAGCTCTTTCTGCTAAAGGAACTAGTATTATTAAAAATATAGAACAAATAGATAGAGGATATGAAAATATAGATCAAAGATTACGATTTTTAGGAGCAAATATTTTAAGAATAGAATAG
- the rseP gene encoding RIP metalloprotease RseP, whose protein sequence is MISILVKSIQLLLSISILIFIHELGHFLIAKIFKVRVEKFFLFFDPWFSIFKKKIGHTIYGIGWLPLGGYIKISGMMKDKKNISSKNEIDKNWKFYSKSAIKRLLIISGGIISNILLSIFIFSCLLFKYGETYLPTKNVKYGIEVDSLGEKIGLKNGDTILFVNDKYVPYFNEIPKEIILGNSITIDRMGKIIKLSLNNNKKKFIFDRKEISFFIKPRVPPIINCIIKNSKAEKYGLKNNDEILSINSEFVSFSDQLKDLLLKYKNNNIIISINRDGNFIQKKIFLDSKGILGIYLKNFMDLDKIFSFQKKNYSFFESIPHGIIKSLDVLKNQIFFFKNVFHIETKAYKQIGSFFSMAKEFPSKWNWDIFWTLTATLSIWLAFLNLFPIPSLDGGYIFFILIEIITKKKINEEIIERSTIFGFIIISLIMIMIIIWDIFKVFIY, encoded by the coding sequence ATGATATCTATTTTGGTTAAATCTATACAATTACTTCTTAGTATTTCTATACTAATTTTTATTCATGAATTAGGTCATTTTCTTATAGCTAAAATTTTTAAAGTAAGAGTTGAAAAATTTTTTTTATTTTTTGATCCTTGGTTTTCTATTTTTAAAAAAAAGATAGGACATACTATTTATGGTATTGGGTGGTTGCCTTTAGGTGGATATATAAAAATATCTGGAATGATGAAAGATAAAAAAAATATTTCATCAAAAAATGAAATTGATAAAAATTGGAAATTTTATTCAAAATCAGCAATTAAAAGATTATTAATTATTTCTGGAGGAATTATTTCTAATATATTATTATCTATTTTTATTTTTTCTTGTTTATTATTTAAATATGGAGAAACATATCTTCCTACAAAAAATGTTAAATATGGAATAGAAGTCGATTCTTTAGGAGAAAAAATAGGATTAAAAAATGGAGATACAATTTTATTTGTAAATGATAAATATGTTCCATATTTCAATGAAATTCCTAAAGAAATTATTTTAGGAAATTCTATTACTATAGATCGTATGGGAAAAATAATAAAATTATCATTAAATAATAATAAAAAAAAATTTATTTTTGATAGAAAAGAAATTAGTTTTTTTATTAAACCTCGTGTTCCTCCTATTATAAATTGTATTATTAAAAATTCAAAAGCAGAAAAATATGGATTAAAAAATAATGATGAAATATTATCTATTAATTCGGAATTTGTTTCGTTTTCTGATCAATTAAAGGATTTATTATTAAAATATAAGAATAATAATATAATAATCTCAATTAATAGAGATGGAAATTTTATTCAAAAAAAAATTTTTTTAGATTCAAAAGGAATTTTGGGAATTTATTTAAAAAATTTTATGGATTTAGATAAAATTTTTTCATTTCAAAAAAAGAATTATTCTTTTTTTGAAAGTATTCCTCATGGAATTATAAAATCTTTAGATGTTTTAAAAAATCAAATATTTTTTTTTAAAAATGTTTTTCATATAGAAACTAAAGCCTATAAACAAATAGGAAGTTTTTTTTCTATGGCAAAAGAATTTCCTTCTAAATGGAATTGGGATATTTTTTGGACTTTAACTGCTACTTTATCTATTTGGTTAGCTTTTTTAAATTTATTTCCTATTCCATCATTAGATGGAGGTTATATATTTTTCATTTTAATAGAAATAATCACAAAAAAGAAAATTAATGAAGAAATTATTGAACGTAGTACTATTTTTGGATTTATAATAATTAGTTTAATTATGATAATGATTATTATTTGGGATATATTTAAAGTTTTTATTTATTAA
- a CDS encoding cation diffusion facilitator family transporter gives MDDLKKVKISIHLQKIIFFVAIIFFLIKLIISYITSSLSIFSDAMESLINIISGFIGLCSLYISYLPKDQNHPYGHGKIEFVSTAIEGILIFIVGITILINTLIRIKNHINGVVLSRLDYGIILMFFIAIINYLLGFLACKIGQKNGTLTLIASGKHLQIDTYSTFGIVIGLILLNITKCIWIDPIISIIFSSVILYTGLKLLRNAAAGIMDESDKKLLKKLSFYLNKKRDVHWIDLHHLKVIKYGSALHVDCHLTVPWFFNIKEANKEVYLLTQLTKNKFGSKVELSVYVEACTNNHCIFCFNHSCKVRKNFFQKKILWTLNKTSYYNK, from the coding sequence ATGGATGATTTAAAAAAAGTTAAAATAAGTATTCATTTACAGAAAATTATTTTTTTTGTAGCTATTATTTTCTTTTTGATAAAATTAATTATTTCATATATTACTTCTTCACTTTCCATATTTAGTGACGCAATGGAAAGTTTAATAAATATAATTAGTGGATTTATTGGATTATGTAGTCTTTATATATCTTATTTACCTAAAGATCAAAATCATCCATATGGACATGGAAAAATAGAGTTTGTATCCACTGCAATTGAAGGTATTTTAATTTTTATTGTAGGAATAACTATTTTAATAAATACTTTAATACGTATTAAAAATCATATAAATGGAGTTGTTTTATCTCGATTAGATTATGGAATAATTTTAATGTTTTTTATTGCTATTATTAATTATTTATTAGGATTTTTAGCATGTAAAATAGGACAAAAAAATGGAACTTTAACATTAATAGCTAGTGGAAAACATCTTCAAATTGATACATATTCTACTTTTGGAATTGTTATTGGGTTAATTTTATTAAATATTACAAAATGTATATGGATAGATCCTATTATTTCTATTATTTTTTCATCCGTAATTTTATATACTGGATTAAAATTATTAAGAAATGCTGCAGCCGGAATAATGGATGAATCTGATAAAAAACTTTTAAAAAAATTGTCTTTTTATCTTAATAAAAAAAGAGATGTTCATTGGATAGATCTCCATCATTTAAAAGTTATTAAATACGGAAGTGCTTTACATGTAGATTGTCATTTAACGGTTCCATGGTTTTTTAATATAAAAGAGGCTAATAAAGAAGTTTATTTATTAACTCAATTAACAAAAAATAAATTTGGATCTAAAGTAGAATTATCTGTTTATGTTGAAGCTTGTACTAATAATCATTGTATATTTTGTTTTAATCATTCATGTAAAGTAAGAAAGAATTTTTTTCAAAAAAAAATTCTTTGGACTTTAAATAAAACATCGTATTATAATAAATAA
- the greA gene encoding transcription elongation factor GreA: MEKFEYITKEGLIKLQKEIERLENIERPKISMQIAEARDKGDISENAEYDAIKEAQGFLEMNIAKLKKKLSNARIIDGSQINKNRVSILSTVRVKNLTYGGEQIYTLVPEGEADLKSGKISINTPISTGLLGKQVGQIAHVKLPNKMILDYEILEIAFSE, from the coding sequence ATGGAAAAATTTGAATATATAACTAAAGAAGGATTAATAAAATTGCAAAAAGAAATAGAAAGACTAGAAAATATAGAACGTCCAAAAATATCTATGCAAATAGCAGAAGCAAGAGATAAAGGAGATATTTCAGAAAATGCAGAATATGATGCAATCAAAGAAGCACAAGGATTCTTAGAAATGAATATAGCTAAGTTAAAAAAAAAATTATCTAACGCACGTATTATAGATGGATCACAAATAAATAAAAATAGAGTATCTATTCTTTCTACAGTAAGAGTAAAAAATTTAACTTATGGAGGAGAACAAATATATACTTTAGTTCCAGAAGGAGAAGCTGATTTAAAATCAGGAAAAATATCTATTAATACTCCTATATCTACAGGATTATTAGGAAAACAAGTAGGACAAATTGCTCATGTTAAATTACCTAATAAAATGATATTGGATTATGAAATTTTAGAAATAGCATTTAGTGAATAA
- the feoB gene encoding ferrous iron transport protein B: protein MQKIKLALIGNPNVGKTSLFNQLTGLNQKVGNYLGVTVDKKIGHFYYENIHYKIIDLPGTYSIYPSSEDEEVVSKLLNNIDDLDYPDKIMVIADSSNLKKSLLLFRQIQDLGFPVLFILNMLDEAKKKGIFINIDKLKKILTTEIVLINARKGIGLEQMKKKIKNLYKKETKKYYFFNPGLRYSIAINDVKNSYNNCKINTYKAWYYLVYNGKSLQKDDLLKLNKIKKKHNIISKRLQIKETLDRYEEIEKILSKTVSKLVLDKKQNYLEFSKKIDNDLILHPFWGYFIFFFFLFFIFQCVFFWSEIPKKFIEFFFSFIQKKLENIYPGPLNNFLLQGIIPGISTIITFIPQIFILLFFLLLMEESGYISRVIFLMDRIMRPFGLNGKSVVPLLSSISCAIPAIMSSRHIENSRDRLITILAIPFMTCSARLPVYTLIISLIIPDYRWYFIQLRGIALMSMYLLGIISALGVSMILHKCLKNNYKSHLIMEIPTYKFPVFKNILITLWINIKSFIINAGKMILLINILIWVLGNFGPSDNFSNKKSIILKYIQKKELSHSYLGLIGKKIEPIIHPLGYDWKIGIGLLSSFVAREVFVSTMSSVYKIEKKENFLKEKMKKEILYNTKKPIYNLATGISLLFFYAFSMQCMSTLSVIKKETKSWKWPIIQFIFMTILSYITSFMTYQILK from the coding sequence ATGCAAAAAATAAAATTAGCACTGATTGGAAATCCAAATGTAGGAAAAACTTCTTTATTTAATCAATTAACTGGACTTAATCAAAAAGTTGGAAATTATTTAGGAGTTACAGTCGATAAAAAAATTGGACATTTTTATTATGAAAATATACATTATAAAATTATCGATCTTCCTGGAACTTATAGTATATATCCTTCATCTGAAGATGAAGAAGTAGTTAGTAAACTACTTAATAATATTGATGATTTAGACTATCCAGATAAAATTATGGTTATAGCAGATTCTTCCAATCTAAAAAAAAGTCTTCTTTTATTTAGACAAATACAAGATTTAGGATTTCCTGTTTTATTTATACTAAATATGCTAGATGAGGCAAAAAAAAAAGGAATATTTATTAATATAGATAAATTAAAAAAAATTCTTACAACAGAAATTGTTTTAATTAATGCAAGAAAAGGAATAGGATTGGAACAAATGAAAAAAAAAATCAAAAATTTATATAAAAAAGAAACAAAAAAATATTATTTTTTTAATCCAGGATTACGTTATTCTATTGCTATTAATGATGTAAAAAATAGTTACAATAATTGTAAAATTAATACTTATAAAGCTTGGTATTATTTAGTATATAATGGAAAATCATTACAAAAAGATGATTTATTAAAATTAAATAAAATAAAAAAAAAACATAATATTATATCTAAAAGATTGCAAATAAAAGAAACATTAGACAGATATGAAGAAATAGAAAAAATTTTATCTAAAACAGTTTCTAAATTAGTTTTAGATAAAAAACAAAATTATTTAGAATTTTCAAAAAAAATAGATAATGATTTAATTCTTCATCCTTTTTGGGGGTATTTTATTTTTTTCTTTTTTTTATTTTTCATTTTTCAATGTGTTTTTTTCTGGTCCGAAATACCTAAAAAATTTATAGAATTTTTTTTTTCTTTTATTCAAAAAAAATTAGAAAATATTTATCCAGGGCCTTTAAATAACTTTCTATTACAAGGAATAATACCTGGTATTAGTACTATTATTACTTTTATTCCACAAATTTTTATATTACTATTTTTTCTTCTTCTTATGGAAGAAAGTGGATACATAAGTAGAGTAATTTTTTTAATGGATAGAATTATGCGTCCTTTTGGATTAAATGGAAAGAGTGTTGTTCCTCTTTTATCTAGTATATCTTGTGCTATTCCAGCTATAATGTCATCTAGACATATTGAAAATTCAAGAGATCGTTTAATTACTATTTTAGCTATTCCTTTTATGACTTGTTCTGCAAGATTACCTGTTTATACTTTAATTATATCTTTAATTATACCGGATTATAGATGGTATTTTATTCAATTAAGAGGAATAGCTCTTATGTCTATGTATTTATTAGGTATTATATCTGCTTTAGGTGTATCAATGATTTTACATAAATGTTTAAAAAACAATTATAAAAGTCATCTTATTATGGAAATACCTACTTATAAATTTCCTGTATTTAAAAATATATTAATTACTTTATGGATAAATATTAAATCATTTATTATAAATGCAGGTAAAATGATTTTATTAATAAATATATTAATTTGGGTTTTAGGAAATTTTGGACCTTCAGATAATTTTTCAAATAAAAAATCAATTATATTGAAATATATACAAAAAAAAGAATTATCTCATTCATATTTAGGTCTTATTGGAAAAAAAATAGAACCAATTATTCATCCATTAGGATATGATTGGAAAATTGGAATAGGATTATTATCATCTTTTGTTGCAAGAGAAGTTTTTGTTAGTACTATGTCTTCTGTCTATAAAATAGAAAAAAAAGAAAATTTTTTAAAAGAAAAAATGAAAAAAGAAATTTTGTATAATACAAAAAAACCTATTTATAATTTAGCAACAGGAATTTCTTTATTATTTTTTTATGCATTTTCTATGCAATGTATGAGTACTTTATCTGTAATAAAAAAAGAAACAAAATCTTGGAAGTGGCCAATAATACAATTTATTTTTATGACTATATTATCTTATATAACTTCATTTATGACATATCAAATTTTAAAATAA
- a CDS encoding HIT family protein: MNKNIFQKIINHEISSYKVAEDYDHLAFLDIYPIKIGHTLVIPKKSDKDKIFSLSEKEFLSIMSFTRKVSLGIEKIIPCNRVGIFVMGFEISHIHIHLIPMDKESDGNFSKKRIPLSEKKFQILSQKIKKYIKI; this comes from the coding sequence GTGAATAAAAATATTTTTCAAAAAATAATTAATCATGAAATTTCTTCTTATAAAGTAGCAGAAGATTATGATCATTTAGCTTTTTTAGATATTTATCCTATAAAAATAGGACATACTTTAGTTATCCCAAAAAAAAGTGATAAAGATAAAATTTTTTCTCTTTCTGAAAAAGAATTTCTTTCTATTATGTCTTTTACTAGAAAAGTATCTTTAGGTATAGAAAAAATAATTCCGTGTAATCGTGTAGGTATATTCGTTATGGGATTCGAAATTTCTCATATACATATTCATCTTATTCCTATGGATAAAGAAAGTGATGGAAATTTTTCAAAAAAAAGAATTCCTTTATCTGAAAAAAAATTTCAAATTTTATCACAAAAAATAAAAAAATATATTAAAATATAA
- a CDS encoding FeoA family protein: MNLSNLKKGEKGIIKGYKYKNEDFPIKLLELGVLPGVKFEILFVSIFYDPLCIIYNQSCLILRRKEAENIIIEPLKKCKK, from the coding sequence TTGAATTTATCTAATCTTAAAAAAGGAGAAAAAGGAATTATTAAGGGTTATAAATATAAAAATGAAGATTTTCCTATTAAATTGTTAGAATTAGGTGTTTTGCCTGGAGTAAAATTTGAAATACTTTTTGTTTCTATTTTTTATGATCCATTATGCATAATTTATAATCAATCTTGTTTGATTTTACGTAGAAAAGAAGCTGAGAATATAATAATAGAACCTTTAAAAAAATGCAAAAAATAA
- a CDS encoding DUF4290 domain-containing protein produces MEYNTNRLKLVRPEYGRNIHKMINYAIQIKNRKKRNRCAWVIIKLMTDSIHPRLKKSIPYFQHKLWNQLFIMSNYKLDIDTPFPKPKPKKIKELSYKKVVYPKYLNDFKYYGKIIRNMIHVAVHCKNVQKKEGLFYAIANTMKKNYLRWNKNIVEDNIIFKDLKEISKGKICLINTDPLLQCSHILKYKRKKILKRKKEKVI; encoded by the coding sequence ATGGAATATAATACTAATAGGTTAAAATTAGTGAGACCAGAATATGGTAGAAATATTCATAAAATGATAAATTATGCAATACAAATAAAAAATAGAAAAAAAAGAAATCGTTGTGCATGGGTAATTATAAAATTAATGACAGACTCTATTCATCCTAGATTAAAAAAATCAATTCCTTATTTTCAACATAAATTATGGAATCAATTATTTATTATGTCTAATTATAAATTAGATATAGATACACCTTTTCCTAAACCAAAACCAAAAAAAATAAAAGAATTATCTTATAAAAAAGTAGTATATCCTAAATATTTAAATGATTTTAAATATTATGGAAAAATAATTAGAAATATGATACATGTAGCAGTACATTGTAAAAATGTACAAAAAAAAGAAGGATTATTTTATGCAATAGCTAATACTATGAAAAAAAATTATTTAAGATGGAATAAAAATATAGTGGAAGATAATATTATTTTTAAAGATTTAAAAGAAATTTCAAAAGGAAAAATATGTTTAATAAATACAGATCCATTATTACAATGTTCTCATATTTTAAAATATAAAAGAAAAAAAATTTTAAAAAGAAAAAAAGAAAAAGTTATATAA
- a CDS encoding alpha/beta fold hydrolase, producing MFINNNIYKKINFKIKGKGIPIVLLHGFMESLEVWNDIYLDISNEYKVILIDLPGHGKSFSLKNDTIFSMEKAAEFVKIIIEKENIKKAFFIGHSMGGYIALALSEKYPEIFLGLCLLHSTAESDSDIKKKIRMQSIKLAINNYSMFIDRSINKLFNPNELFSLKEKIFFIKKIALSTKINSVISFLKGMSIRIDRKFLLKKTKFPKLYIIGLYDLILDVRKICQEAKNGNKTYFIKIPTGHMGHIEKPKEIIKILKKFINNIIFQ from the coding sequence ATGTTTATAAATAATAATATCTACAAAAAAATAAATTTTAAAATAAAAGGTAAAGGAATTCCAATTGTTTTATTACATGGATTTATGGAAAGTTTAGAAGTATGGAATGATATATATTTAGATATTTCTAATGAATATAAGGTTATTTTAATTGATCTTCCAGGTCATGGTAAAAGTTTTTCATTAAAAAATGATACTATTTTTAGTATGGAAAAAGCAGCAGAATTTGTAAAAATAATTATAGAAAAAGAAAATATAAAAAAAGCATTTTTTATTGGTCATTCTATGGGAGGATATATTGCTTTAGCTTTATCAGAAAAATATCCAGAAATATTTTTGGGATTATGTTTACTTCATTCTACAGCAGAATCAGATTCTGATATAAAAAAAAAAATACGTATGCAGTCTATAAAATTAGCAATTAATAATTATTCTATGTTTATAGATAGAAGTATAAATAAATTATTTAATCCTAATGAATTATTTTCTTTAAAAGAAAAGATTTTTTTTATAAAAAAAATAGCTTTATCTACAAAAATAAATAGTGTAATTTCTTTTTTAAAAGGAATGTCTATTCGAATAGATAGAAAATTTTTATTAAAAAAAACAAAATTTCCAAAATTATATATAATTGGTTTATATGATTTAATTCTTGATGTACGAAAAATATGTCAAGAAGCTAAAAATGGAAATAAAACTTATTTTATTAAAATTCCTACAGGTCATATGGGACATATAGAAAAACCTAAAGAAATAATAAAAATATTAAAAAAATTTATAAATAATATAATTTTTCAATAA
- a CDS encoding 5-formyltetrahydrofolate cyclo-ligase — MNKKKLREKYFLYRQSLSKKEVFKKSFEIFLRCKKILFIWVKKYYHIFLPIQKYKEVNTFIIINFLLKKGKYITIPYSNFHHLSIENCFFNKNILLKKNNYGIFEPIPSHKYIVSPYLIEVIFIPLLIFDLKGYRIGYGKGFYDRFIFLCKKNVLKIGLSFFYPVKKITDIHKYDLSIDIGITPDHIFFLKKINK; from the coding sequence ATGAATAAAAAAAAATTACGTGAAAAATATTTTCTTTATAGACAGTCATTATCTAAAAAAGAAGTTTTTAAAAAAAGTTTTGAAATCTTTTTAAGATGTAAAAAAATATTATTTATTTGGGTAAAAAAATATTATCATATTTTTTTACCTATACAAAAATATAAAGAAGTAAATACATTTATAATTATCAATTTTTTATTAAAAAAAGGAAAATATATAACTATACCTTATTCTAATTTTCATCATCTTTCGATAGAAAATTGTTTTTTTAATAAAAATATTTTATTAAAAAAAAATAATTATGGAATTTTTGAACCTATTCCTTCACATAAATATATAGTTTCACCTTATTTAATTGAAGTTATATTTATTCCATTATTAATTTTTGATTTAAAAGGGTATAGAATAGGCTATGGAAAAGGTTTTTATGATAGATTTATTTTTTTATGTAAAAAAAATGTTTTAAAAATAGGTTTAAGTTTTTTTTATCCTGTAAAAAAAATTACGGATATTCATAAATATGATTTATCAATAGATATAGGTATAACACCAGATCATATTTTTTTTTTAAAAAAAATTAATAAATAA
- a CDS encoding type III pantothenate kinase: protein MLLTINIGNSSIRFGLFNNNHYNLKCNRSWIINSTPYRSLDEYILLFRNIYHQYGILSQLIQNIVIGSVVPPLTNIVEQSLYEIHKIKPLIVDRYSSSPIKHYSHQLGSDLYANAIAAYTLYNNNKNTTLVVDFGTALSLTCIDTNGILKGIIIAPGVNSSLTALIGNTAQLSQIELKKPPSILGLYTETCIQSGIIYGYLSMVEGLINRVNEELKTNCFVIATGGLSHIYTPLTKKIHIKDKLHTIKGLKILFDYNN from the coding sequence ATGTTATTAACAATAAATATTGGAAATTCTAGTATTCGTTTTGGATTATTTAATAATAATCATTATAATTTAAAATGTAATCGATCATGGATTATTAATAGTACACCATATAGATCATTAGATGAATATATTTTATTATTTAGAAATATATATCACCAATATGGTATTTTATCTCAATTAATACAAAATATTGTAATTGGATCAGTAGTTCCTCCACTTACAAACATTGTAGAACAATCTTTATATGAAATACACAAAATTAAACCTTTAATAGTAGATAGATATTCATCTTCTCCTATAAAACATTATTCTCATCAATTAGGATCAGATTTATATGCAAATGCTATAGCTGCATATACATTATATAATAATAATAAAAATACAACTTTAGTAGTTGATTTTGGAACTGCATTAAGTTTAACTTGTATTGATACAAATGGAATACTTAAAGGTATTATTATTGCTCCAGGAGTAAATAGTTCTTTAACGGCATTAATTGGAAATACCGCTCAATTATCACAAATAGAACTAAAAAAACCTCCTAGTATATTAGGATTATATACAGAGACATGTATTCAAAGTGGAATTATTTATGGTTATTTAAGCATGGTAGAAGGATTAATTAATAGAGTGAATGAAGAATTGAAAACAAATTGTTTTGTTATTGCTACTGGGGGACTTTCCCATATATATACACCTTTAACAAAAAAAATTCATATTAAAGATAAATTACATACAATAAAAGGTTTAAAAATTTTATTTGATTATAATAATTGA